Proteins encoded by one window of Scatophagus argus isolate fScaArg1 chromosome 8, fScaArg1.pri, whole genome shotgun sequence:
- the ogfr gene encoding opioid growth factor receptor isoform X2: MSRQKQIWLDFNLASYVQKHEGSKGHAELQKRIPNVYIESFLKDWKNDYKRLERVHSYIQWLFPLREPGVNYMASELTKKEIEAFKKNEDAKKRLVESYELMLGFYGIRLVNKETGEVKRAENWKERFGNLERNMHNNLRITRILKSLGELGFEHYQAPLVRFFLEETLVKKTLSSVKRSVLDYFLFAVLDKEKRQELVRFAYLHFEPKDKFVWCPRKIQKQFRKAEKRSDAIGNGDGKDEVYSRSKSKDGEAVVPQKEDGLDKVTKAQKGTDKTASKDKNKLSEASPEPKPDAETVGNGNDAPESPNEILGNGNDSSDDVDQMDQSPSPDTVTAKTEPCADSEYKFTNNSKASLLEADNIMQTDEDIDTEKPPKKKREDNKVLPSNGSAGDFASGQMEDKAGANKATGQMSPSAHTPLKTSKHSPSPFLGREEKIPRTDFNQVPDKKEGEETSQANVSATNGSLHTDKSVNEQTNGSDSEDIDMESNPSSSDQNVGN; this comes from the exons AtgtcaagacaaaaacaaatctggcTGGACTTTAACT TGGCATCATACGTCCAGAAACATGAGGGCAGCAAAGGACATGCAGAACTACAGAAGAGGATACCCA ATGTCTACATTGAATCATTCCTTAAGGACTGGAAAAATGACTACAAAAGACTTGAGAGAGTTCACTCATACATTCAGTG GCTGTTTCCACTGCGAGAGCCTGGGGTTAATTACATGGCTTCAGAACTCACCAAGAAGGAAATTGAG GCCTTCAAGAAGAATGAAGATGCCAAAAAAAGGCTTGTTGAGTCCTATGAACTCATGTTGGGCTTCTATGGCATCCGTTTGGTCAACAAAGAGACGGGCGAAGTGAAACGAGCTGAAAATTGGAAGGAGCGTTTTGGAAACCTGGAACG GAATATGCACAACAACCTACGCATCACTCGCATTCTGAAGAGCCTTGGAGAGCTGGGCTTTGAGCATTACCAGGCCCCTCTTGTGCGCTTCTTTCTTGAAGAGACGCTAGTCAAGAAGACCCTCAGCAGTGTTAAACGCAGTGTGCTCGACTACTTCCTGTTTGCTGTCCTGGACAAAGAGAAACGTCAGGAACTTGTACGCTTTGCTTACCTTCACTTTGAGCCAAAGGATAAGTTTGTGTGGTGTCCCAGAAAAATTCAGAAACAATTCAGGAAGGCAGAGAAGAGGTCTGATGCTATTGGGAATGGAGATGGAAAAGATGAAGTGTATTCACGGAGTAAAAGCAAAGATGGAGAAGCAGTTGTGCCACAAAAAGAGGATGGACTCGATAAAGTTACAAAGGCTCAGAAAGGAACTGATAAAACAGCgagtaaagacaaaaacaaactgtctgaGGCATCCCCTGAGCCAAAACCAGACGCTGAGACTGTCGGAAATGGAAATGATGCGCCTGAGTCTCCTAATGAAATTTTGGGGAATGGAAATGACTCTTCAGATGATGTTGATCAAATGGATCAGTCACCCAGTCCTGACACTGTGACAGCAAAAACCGAGCCCTGTGCTGACAGTGAGTACAAATTTACCAATAATTCAAAGGCCAGCCTCCTTGAAGCAGACAACATTATGCAAACAGATGAGGACATAGACACTGAAAAaccaccaaagaagaagagagaagataACAAGGTGCTGCCAAGCAACGGCTCTGCTGGGGACTTCGCCAGCGGGCAGATGGAGGATAAAGCTGGTGCTAACAAAGCCACTGGTCAAATGAGCCCTTCAGCGCATACCCCCCTTAAGACTTCAAAACATTCACCCTCTCCATTTTtggggagggaggaaaaaatcCCAAGAACTGATTTTAATCAAGTGCCAGATAAAAAGGAAGGGGAAGAAACGTCACAGGCAAATGTGTCAGCAACAAATGGGTCACTTCACACTGACAAAAGTGTGAATGAACAGACAAATGGCAGTGATTCTGAGGATATTGATATGGAATCAAACCCCTCAAGCTCAGATCAGAATGTGGGAAATTAA
- the ogfr gene encoding opioid growth factor receptor isoform X1, translating into MEDDCVCEYDSTWDTESDGEEPATESQTRRSCQDKNKSGWTLTWHHTSRNMRAAKDMQNYRRGYPNLTDDECSEDKMNNLQFYLNKFPSAPDDVYIESFLKDWKNDYKRLERVHSYIQWLFPLREPGVNYMASELTKKEIEAFKKNEDAKKRLVESYELMLGFYGIRLVNKETGEVKRAENWKERFGNLERNMHNNLRITRILKSLGELGFEHYQAPLVRFFLEETLVKKTLSSVKRSVLDYFLFAVLDKEKRQELVRFAYLHFEPKDKFVWCPRKIQKQFRKAEKRSDAIGNGDGKDEVYSRSKSKDGEAVVPQKEDGLDKVTKAQKGTDKTASKDKNKLSEASPEPKPDAETVGNGNDAPESPNEILGNGNDSSDDVDQMDQSPSPDTVTAKTEPCADSEYKFTNNSKASLLEADNIMQTDEDIDTEKPPKKKREDNKVLPSNGSAGDFASGQMEDKAGANKATGQMSPSAHTPLKTSKHSPSPFLGREEKIPRTDFNQVPDKKEGEETSQANVSATNGSLHTDKSVNEQTNGSDSEDIDMESNPSSSDQNVGN; encoded by the exons ATGGAGGACGATTGTGTTTGTGAGTACGACTCGACCTGGGACACAGAGAGTGACGGAGAGGAGCCGGCCACAGAGAGCCAAACCCGTCGGTCAtgtcaagacaaaaacaaatctggcTGGACTTTAACT TGGCATCATACGTCCAGAAACATGAGGGCAGCAAAGGACATGCAGAACTACAGAAGAGGATACCCA AATCTTACAGATGATGAGTGCTcagaagacaaaatgaacaatttgCAGTTTTATCTCAATAAGTTTCCTTCCGCTCCTGATG ATGTCTACATTGAATCATTCCTTAAGGACTGGAAAAATGACTACAAAAGACTTGAGAGAGTTCACTCATACATTCAGTG GCTGTTTCCACTGCGAGAGCCTGGGGTTAATTACATGGCTTCAGAACTCACCAAGAAGGAAATTGAG GCCTTCAAGAAGAATGAAGATGCCAAAAAAAGGCTTGTTGAGTCCTATGAACTCATGTTGGGCTTCTATGGCATCCGTTTGGTCAACAAAGAGACGGGCGAAGTGAAACGAGCTGAAAATTGGAAGGAGCGTTTTGGAAACCTGGAACG GAATATGCACAACAACCTACGCATCACTCGCATTCTGAAGAGCCTTGGAGAGCTGGGCTTTGAGCATTACCAGGCCCCTCTTGTGCGCTTCTTTCTTGAAGAGACGCTAGTCAAGAAGACCCTCAGCAGTGTTAAACGCAGTGTGCTCGACTACTTCCTGTTTGCTGTCCTGGACAAAGAGAAACGTCAGGAACTTGTACGCTTTGCTTACCTTCACTTTGAGCCAAAGGATAAGTTTGTGTGGTGTCCCAGAAAAATTCAGAAACAATTCAGGAAGGCAGAGAAGAGGTCTGATGCTATTGGGAATGGAGATGGAAAAGATGAAGTGTATTCACGGAGTAAAAGCAAAGATGGAGAAGCAGTTGTGCCACAAAAAGAGGATGGACTCGATAAAGTTACAAAGGCTCAGAAAGGAACTGATAAAACAGCgagtaaagacaaaaacaaactgtctgaGGCATCCCCTGAGCCAAAACCAGACGCTGAGACTGTCGGAAATGGAAATGATGCGCCTGAGTCTCCTAATGAAATTTTGGGGAATGGAAATGACTCTTCAGATGATGTTGATCAAATGGATCAGTCACCCAGTCCTGACACTGTGACAGCAAAAACCGAGCCCTGTGCTGACAGTGAGTACAAATTTACCAATAATTCAAAGGCCAGCCTCCTTGAAGCAGACAACATTATGCAAACAGATGAGGACATAGACACTGAAAAaccaccaaagaagaagagagaagataACAAGGTGCTGCCAAGCAACGGCTCTGCTGGGGACTTCGCCAGCGGGCAGATGGAGGATAAAGCTGGTGCTAACAAAGCCACTGGTCAAATGAGCCCTTCAGCGCATACCCCCCTTAAGACTTCAAAACATTCACCCTCTCCATTTTtggggagggaggaaaaaatcCCAAGAACTGATTTTAATCAAGTGCCAGATAAAAAGGAAGGGGAAGAAACGTCACAGGCAAATGTGTCAGCAACAAATGGGTCACTTCACACTGACAAAAGTGTGAATGAACAGACAAATGGCAGTGATTCTGAGGATATTGATATGGAATCAAACCCCTCAAGCTCAGATCAGAATGTGGGAAATTAA
- the kcnk15 gene encoding potassium channel subfamily K member 15, protein MKKQNVRTLSLILCMFSYLLVGAAVFDALESESESSRRRILEQKRSEMKKKYRFSEDDYREIERVVLQAEPHRAGRQWKFAGSFYFAITVITTIGYGHAAPGTDAGKVFCMFYAVLGIPLTLVMFQSLGERMNTFVRYLLHKTKQCLGFRCTEVSMENMVLVGFLSCIGTLCVGAAAFSHFEGWSFFHAYYYCFITLTTIGFGDFVALQKKEDLQEKTPYVVFSFMYILVGLTVIGAFLNLVVLRFLTMNTEDERRDAQERASLKRDRGLLDGALRLHVIGEQSRDSHRERNRSNAVHSRSHSTLFLPIEEGTSRTNLIASPVEDQERQRSPSRHRLHFHIKAGRSRPESSLSSLCSCVCYHLGICDSPLISHSEHHGCHINSVYSNSVSYRIQGCSPGSRDNTGLSSPGSTLSPGHSFREFPRSRRKSV, encoded by the exons ATGAAGAAGCAAAACGTCCGGACCCTGTCGCTCATCCTCTGTATGTTTTCCTACTTGCTGGTCGGCGCCGCGGTGTTTGACGCGCTGGAGTCCGAGTCGGAGAGCTCCCGCAGACGCATCTTGGAGCAGAAGCGCAGCGAGATGAAGAAGAAGTACCGCTTCTCCGAGGACGACTACCGCGAAATCGAGCGAGTGGTGCTGCAAGCTGAGCCCCATCGCGCCGGCAGACAGTGGAAATTTGCTGGCTCTTTTTACTTTGCCATAACAGTCATCACCACCATTG GTTATGGACATGCAGCACCAGGCACAGATGCAGGAAAGGTCTTCTGCATGTTCTACGCTGTACTGGGAATTCCTCTCACTTTGGTCATGTTCCAGAGCCTTGGAGAAAGGATGAACACATTTGTCCGCTATCTCCTACATAAGACGAAGCAGTGCCTGGGCTTTCGATGCACTGAGGTGTCCATGGAAAACATGGTCCTGGTGGGCTTCCTGTCCTGCATTGGAACTTTGTGTGTCGGGGCTGCAGCCTTCTCCCACTTTGAGGGATGGAGCTTCTTCCATGCTTACTACTACTGCTTCATCACACTCACCACTATTGGCTTTGGGGACTTTGTAGCCCTGCAGAAAAAGGAGGACCTCCAGGAGAAAACACCCTACGTGGTGTTCAGCTTCATGTACATCCTGGTTGGGCTAACTGTAATTGGGGCCTTCCTAAATCTGGTGGTGCTTCGCTTCCTCACCATGAACActgaggatgagaggagagatgCTCAAGAGAGGGCGTCACTGAAGAGGGACAGAGGCCTCTTGGATGGGGCTCTGCGTCTCCATGTTATAGGggaacagagcagagacagccacagagagaggaacaggAGCAACGCGGTGCACAGTCGTAGCCACAGCACGCTCTTCCTCCCGATCGAGGAAGGAACCAGCCGTACCAACCTCATTGCTTCCCCAGTGGAGGATCAGGAGAGACAAAGAAGCCCCAGCAGACACAGGCTGCATTTTCACATCAAGGCGGGCAGAAGCAGGCCGGAGTCGAGCCTCAGCTCCCTCTGCTCCTGCGTCTGCTACCACTTGGGGATTTGTGATAGTCCTCTTATCTCCCACAGTGAACACCATGGCTGCCACATCAATTCTGTGTACTCCAATTCAGTCTCCTATAGGATCCAGGGATGCTCACCAGGTTCCAGGGACAACACTGGACTCTCCTCCCCGGGAAGCACACTCTCTCCTGGGCATAGCTTCCGGGAGTTCCCTCGTTCAAGGAGAAAGTCGGTGTAA